In Bacteroidia bacterium, a single window of DNA contains:
- a CDS encoding ATP-binding protein yields MAPQQNLVNATDTERFKAILNQVPAWVAYINADLLFEFSNNHNKVLPGLPGNDVHGKPINEALEPPALERLHPYIQKGLEGERVSSVEPVINTSGEQKTLKIETVPDKTPEGAVRGLLLMVEEVTKSIWKEKKPAGSSSAGDLRLGRQQLVVESIPQMAWTMMGDGVLDYHNQRWFEYTGMSIEEVRVKGWFPIVHPDDFLKLRRKWEKATEKKQPYEFELRLKNAADDKYYWHLLRSIPVRNEKDEIQMWVGTATNIHDQITFQEKLKESQEHLEKMVQERTAEIISANQELVNTNNELNRFAYVISHDLKAPLRGISSLATWLHEDYEKELGPEGREQLNLLMQRVKRMHDLIEGILQYSRAGRDMDEEAKKVNVKKVVEEVIASLPKPDSVSISVPSTMPVLEFQETKIYQVFQNLVSNAIKFNDKPKGKIEIGYEDEPGKYLFYVKDNGSGISENYHSRIFQLFQTLSAEEDTESTGVGLAIVKKIIEAAGGNIWVESTEGAGSTFFFTILKKQ; encoded by the coding sequence TTGGCACCTCAACAAAATTTGGTAAATGCAACTGATACAGAACGGTTTAAGGCTATCTTAAACCAGGTTCCCGCTTGGGTGGCCTATATAAATGCGGATTTGCTGTTTGAATTCTCAAATAATCATAACAAGGTATTGCCGGGCCTGCCGGGGAATGACGTACATGGGAAACCCATCAATGAAGCACTTGAACCTCCGGCACTGGAACGGCTTCATCCCTATATTCAGAAAGGCCTTGAAGGAGAAAGAGTATCTTCTGTGGAGCCTGTGATCAATACCAGCGGAGAGCAGAAGACGCTGAAAATAGAGACGGTTCCGGACAAAACTCCGGAAGGTGCTGTCCGGGGGCTGCTGTTGATGGTGGAAGAAGTGACCAAATCTATATGGAAGGAGAAAAAACCCGCAGGATCATCCTCTGCGGGGGATCTGCGGTTGGGCAGGCAGCAACTGGTAGTGGAATCTATTCCTCAAATGGCCTGGACTATGATGGGTGATGGCGTGCTGGATTATCATAACCAGCGATGGTTTGAATATACCGGGATGAGCATTGAGGAGGTGCGGGTAAAGGGATGGTTTCCCATTGTGCATCCTGATGATTTCCTGAAGCTCCGCAGAAAATGGGAAAAGGCCACTGAAAAGAAACAGCCCTATGAATTTGAATTGCGCCTGAAGAATGCCGCTGATGATAAATATTACTGGCACCTCCTGCGCAGCATCCCTGTCCGGAATGAAAAGGACGAGATACAAATGTGGGTGGGCACCGCTACCAATATTCATGACCAGATCACTTTCCAGGAAAAACTGAAGGAATCTCAGGAGCACCTGGAAAAGATGGTGCAGGAACGGACGGCTGAGATCATCAGTGCGAACCAGGAGTTGGTGAATACTAACAATGAACTGAATCGCTTTGCGTACGTCATATCGCACGATCTGAAGGCTCCGTTGCGCGGAATCAGCTCCTTAGCTACATGGCTGCATGAAGACTACGAAAAGGAACTTGGGCCTGAAGGCCGCGAACAACTCAACCTCCTGATGCAACGGGTGAAACGGATGCATGACCTTATTGAAGGAATTCTACAATACTCACGTGCCGGCCGCGATATGGACGAGGAGGCAAAAAAGGTAAACGTGAAAAAAGTAGTGGAAGAGGTGATCGCCAGCCTGCCGAAACCCGATTCCGTTTCTATTTCCGTACCCAGCACCATGCCTGTGCTCGAATTTCAGGAAACCAAAATTTATCAGGTATTTCAAAATCTGGTATCGAATGCCATAAAATTTAATGATAAGCCAAAAGGAAAAATCGAAATTGGCTATGAAGATGAACCGGGGAAGTACCTGTTTTATGTAAAAGATAATGGCAGTGGAATTTCTGAAAATTATCACTCCAGGATATTCCAGTTGTTCCAGACGCTGAGCGCTGAAGAAGATACCGAAAGCACAGGTGTGGGACTGGCCATCGTCAAAAAGATCATCGAAGCTGCCGGAGGGAATATTT